A genomic stretch from Flavobacteriales bacterium TMED191 includes:
- a CDS encoding PorV/PorQ family protein: protein MKIKTQKLVFICLFSLISFALFAQTEGDERTGQAGASELLINPWAQSSGMAGANTASVRGLESAFLNVAGLTGIEGTELIFSHASWFADISINAFGFGQKIGDTGAMSVSIMSLDFGEIERTTYQNPDGGIGTFSPQFMNIALSYAKKFTYNMSAGLTVKMISESAAELSANGVALDAGVHYETGRRGEAKFGITLKNIGPRMEFNGDGDDVTVNGLNGYDMTMEIRSASFELPSLLNIGGSYDFYLLNDEFRITCSETFVSNSFSKDQFLTGLEVSWKEMVTLRGGYGYESGILDDFDEGRTTSFKGLSAGFSVELPLSDETNFGLDYSYRPADPLQSVHTFGARIVL from the coding sequence ATGAAAATTAAAACACAAAAATTAGTATTTATTTGCTTATTTAGTTTAATATCTTTTGCACTTTTCGCTCAAACAGAGGGCGACGAGAGAACTGGACAAGCTGGTGCTTCTGAACTATTAATAAATCCATGGGCGCAAAGCTCAGGAATGGCTGGAGCAAATACTGCTTCTGTCAGAGGACTAGAAAGTGCCTTTTTAAATGTAGCAGGATTAACTGGAATAGAGGGTACAGAATTAATATTTTCTCATGCCTCTTGGTTTGCAGATATTTCAATTAATGCTTTTGGATTTGGTCAGAAAATTGGTGATACTGGAGCAATGTCAGTATCTATTATGTCTCTAGATTTCGGTGAAATTGAACGAACAACATATCAAAATCCTGATGGTGGAATTGGTACTTTTTCTCCACAATTTATGAATATAGCCTTGTCATATGCTAAGAAATTCACTTATAATATGTCAGCAGGTCTGACTGTAAAAATGATTTCTGAATCTGCTGCTGAATTATCTGCTAACGGTGTTGCATTGGATGCAGGAGTTCATTATGAAACGGGTAGACGAGGTGAGGCAAAATTTGGAATTACATTAAAAAACATTGGTCCTAGAATGGAATTCAACGGAGATGGAGATGATGTTACTGTAAATGGATTAAATGGGTATGATATGACTATGGAAATCAGATCTGCCTCGTTTGAATTACCTTCTCTACTTAATATAGGTGGTTCGTATGATTTTTATTTACTAAATGATGAGTTTAGAATTACATGTTCAGAAACATTTGTTTCAAATTCCTTTTCTAAAGATCAATTTTTAACTGGTCTAGAAGTTTCTTGGAAGGAGATGGTTACATTAAGAGGCGGTTATGGTTATGAGAGTGGTATTTTAGATGATTTTGATGAAGGTAGAACAACCTCATTTAAAGGCTTGTCAGCTGGTTTTAGTGTAGAATTGCCTCTTTCAGATGAAACAAATTTCGGATTAGATTACTCTTATAGGCCCGCAGATCCTTTGCAGTCTGTTCATACTTTTGGTGCAAGAATTGTACTATAG
- a CDS encoding adenosylhomocysteinase, translating to MKTKLQHMNYKIKDISLAEWGRKEIKLAEAEMPGLMMLRKKYQSEKPLKGARIAGCLHMTIQTAVLIETLIDLGAEVSWSSCNIFSTQDHAAAAIAQANVPVFAWKGMTEDDFDWCIEQTIFAFKDKKPLNMILDDGGDLTNMVLDQYPELVSNINGLSEETTTGVLRLYQREKNNTLPIPAINVNDSVTKSKFDNKYGCRESAVDSIRRATDIMLAGKVATVAGYGDVGKGTVASLVGGGARVIVTEIDPICALQASMDGFPVIKMIDAVKKSDIIITATGNKNVVSQEHFELMRDKAIVCNIGHFDNEIDVAWLNANAVKEQIKPQVDLYTLDNGKQIILLAEGRLVNLGCATGHPSFVMSNSFTNQVLAQIELWKNVESYENKVYVLPKHLDELVARLHLEKLDVELEELTDEQAKYISVSKTGPFKPDTYRY from the coding sequence ATGAAAACAAAATTACAACATATGAATTACAAAATTAAAGATATTTCTTTAGCAGAATGGGGAAGAAAAGAGATTAAGTTAGCAGAAGCAGAAATGCCGGGATTAATGATGCTTAGAAAAAAATATCAATCTGAAAAGCCATTAAAGGGTGCTAGAATCGCTGGTTGTCTTCATATGACAATACAAACTGCTGTATTAATTGAAACGCTCATAGATCTTGGTGCTGAAGTATCATGGTCATCATGTAATATTTTTTCTACCCAGGATCATGCTGCTGCCGCTATAGCTCAAGCTAATGTTCCTGTTTTTGCTTGGAAGGGAATGACGGAAGATGATTTTGATTGGTGTATAGAGCAAACAATATTTGCATTTAAGGACAAAAAACCTTTAAATATGATTCTTGATGATGGGGGAGATTTGACTAATATGGTTTTAGATCAATATCCAGAACTTGTCAGTAATATTAATGGTTTAAGTGAGGAAACTACTACTGGGGTACTAAGGTTGTATCAAAGAGAAAAAAACAACACATTGCCAATCCCAGCTATTAACGTTAATGACTCAGTTACAAAATCTAAATTCGATAATAAGTATGGTTGTCGTGAATCAGCTGTTGACTCAATTAGAAGAGCTACAGATATTATGTTAGCTGGTAAGGTCGCTACAGTTGCCGGTTATGGCGATGTGGGTAAAGGAACAGTTGCGTCACTCGTAGGTGGGGGAGCAAGAGTAATTGTCACAGAAATTGACCCTATATGTGCCCTTCAAGCATCAATGGATGGTTTCCCAGTAATAAAAATGATTGATGCAGTTAAGAAAAGTGATATTATTATAACTGCTACTGGTAATAAAAACGTAGTTTCTCAAGAGCATTTTGAACTAATGAGAGATAAAGCTATTGTTTGTAATATTGGTCATTTTGATAATGAAATAGATGTTGCTTGGTTAAATGCAAATGCTGTTAAAGAACAAATAAAACCACAGGTTGATTTGTATACTTTGGATAATGGTAAGCAAATTATTTTATTGGCTGAAGGTAGGTTGGTTAATTTGGGTTGTGCAACTGGTCACCCTTCATTCGTAATGTCTAATTCATTTACAAATCAAGTGCTAGCGCAAATAGAATTATGGAAAAATGTTGAGTCGTATGAAAATAAGGTTTATGTGTTACCAAAACATTTGGATGAGCTAGTTGCTAGACTTCATCTTGAGAAGCTAGATGTAGAGTTAGAAGAGTTAACAGATGAGCAGGCGAAATATATTAGTGTTTCGAAAACGGGACCTTTTAAGCCTGACACTTATAGATATTAA
- a CDS encoding 4'-phosphopantetheinyl transferase superfamily protein: MPIIKLEETKNYNIALWSINESLEDLIKILKPTNKELETIKYYKNIQRKKQNIASRILLNKLSKKKEELLYMPHGAPYCNTFQNISISHSKNYCGVVTSNQPVGLDIQFKKENIHEISNRFLNLMEKNITKNKNDNIHFVWCTKEAIYKTLNGSTCSFKENIIINNINKNNIKATFVKKDILIKYNVNCQKIDNYFITIATIKK; the protein is encoded by the coding sequence ATGCCAATAATTAAATTAGAAGAAACTAAAAATTATAATATTGCCTTGTGGTCTATTAATGAGAGCCTAGAGGATCTTATAAAAATTCTTAAGCCGACAAATAAAGAACTTGAAACAATTAAATATTACAAAAATATTCAGCGCAAAAAACAAAATATCGCTAGCAGAATTTTATTAAATAAATTATCTAAAAAAAAAGAAGAATTGTTATACATGCCACATGGTGCCCCATATTGCAATACATTTCAAAACATTTCCATAAGTCATTCAAAAAATTATTGCGGTGTTGTAACAAGCAATCAACCAGTTGGGTTAGACATTCAATTCAAAAAAGAAAATATACACGAGATAAGTAATCGTTTTCTCAATTTGATGGAAAAAAATATTACAAAAAATAAAAATGACAATATACATTTTGTTTGGTGTACAAAAGAAGCAATATATAAAACCTTAAACGGTAGCACGTGTTCTTTTAAAGAAAATATTATTATTAATAATATAAACAAAAACAATATAAAAGCGACCTTTGTAAAAAAAGATATTTTAATTAAATACAATGTAAACTGTCAAAAAATTGACAATTATTTTATAACAATTGCAACTATAAAAAAATGA